The DNA window AGCGTTCGTTGTGTGATGATTTGCTGATTCCCACGTCATCTGAAAAGTGTCCCTTATAAAAAAAGCAGTAACTTTCTAATGCACCAATTCGGTGCATCACAGTGTCTGGATCGACACAGCTCCCTAGGCAGGACGCTGCGAATCACTGGCGCCGCACCCGAAGTAGGTGTGCTGGAAATCGCGCAATGGAGACCTGCGTCATGTGCCTTCTGCGTGCGCGCAAACAGCAGCTGCTTGGTCTGAAAATTTGGCGACGCAGGGCGAGCGCGCCTGTCTGTAGCGGCGCCCAGGCAAGCTCTCTCACCCGAGCAGCGCCAGGAAAGCGCCGAGCCCCGCTCCATACGCATGCCAATGCCGTACTCGATCCCCGCCCTGTCATGAAACCAAGCCTGCATGCGCGCTACGTTTTTCAAGTTCGGCCTCAACCTCTGTCCACCGTTTCTGGTCGCCGGCATCCACGTCACCGTGCTGTCGGCAAACTATCGCTTCGCGCGGTTGGAGCTGCGCCGGCGACCGTGGAATCGCAACTACGTCGGTAGCCATTTCGGCGGCAGTCTGTTTGCGATGACCGACCCGTTCTGGATGCTGCTGACCACCTACAACCTGGGCCGCGACTACTACGTGTGGGACAAAGCCTGCAGCATCGAATTCGTCAAATCCGGGCACGGCACGGTGAGCGCGGATTTCATCATCGAAGACAGCCTGCTCGCCGAATTGCGTCAGGCCACCGCCAGCGGCGAAAAACACCTGCGTTGGTTCGAAAACGCTTTGCACAACCGCGACGGTGAGGTCGTTGCGCGCGTGCGCAAGCAGTTGTACGTGAAACGCGAGCCGGCGCGGCGAGGCGCGCACCATCGATCTCTTGCGGCGCAGGCAATCGATGGCCCGACAGACAGATCGGTTCGATGCGCGTCCGCGCGATGTGATCGCCGTGTTTGCAACGCCGGCATCGCCAGGGCAATGCTCACGACACATTGCGTGCCCCATGCGGACTCTGGGGTTTCCCAACCCACATGGAATGATTTCATGAAAGCGATCAACCTCATCACTCTGGTGCTTCTTATCGTCGGTGGATTGAACTGGGGCCTGATCGGCCTGTTCCAGTTAGATCTGGTGGCCGCGTTGTTCGGCGGACAGGACGCCCCGTTGTCGCGTGTAGTCTATACGCTGGTCGGCATCTGCGCGCTGTGGCAGTTGGTCCCGCTGTTCCGCAACAACCACAGCGCCGCCGAGCATCACACCAGCCCGCACGTGCGCAATAACTCGTAAATGCGCAGCTGCGGCAGGTAGCCGACTGACCGCACGACGCCGGCGCATTGCGTCGGCGTCGTGCCATGTGGCGAGCATGCCTTGCGTCCGGGCGCGTGGTCGGAAAGAATCAGGCACCTCCTACGCTGGCTGTGTTCATGCTTCTGCGCACTGTTGCTTCCGCCTGCCTGCTCGCGCTGGTGTTACCCGGTACCGCGTACGCGGCCTATCGCAGCCCACAACAGATACTGGACAGCTCGCCGGCAAGCGCATGGCGCGTGCTCGACCCGGACCGCACGCTTTACATGGAGCTCGACGGCGGACGGGTAATCATCGAGCTGGCGCCGCAGTTCGCGCCCGAACATGTGGGCAACATCCGCACGCTAGCGCACGAGCGCTTCTGGGATGGGCTAAGCATCTATCGCTCGCAGGACAACTTCGTGGTGCAGTTCGGCGACCCCGATGGCAAAACGCCGGCCAAGACCAAGTCGCTGGGCTCAGCGAAGACACATCTGACGGCCGAATTCGAACGCGCATCGCAAGGCCTGGATTTCCAGCGCCTGCCCGATAGCGATGGCTGGGCGCCGCAGGTGGGCTTCGTCGATGGCTTCCCGGTGGGACGCGACAATGCCACCGGCAAGACCTGGCTTGCGCATTGCTACAGCACCCTGGGTGCGGCCCGCCAAAACGCCGAAGACAGCAGCATCGGCACCGAGTTGTATGTGGTCACCGGGCAGTCGCCGCGCCAGCTGGATCGCAACATCACCGTGGTCGGGCGCGTGGTCAAGGGCATGGAATTGCTCAGTGTGACTCCGCGCGGGCAGGATCCGATGGGCTTCTACCAAGACCCTGCGCAACGCGCGCCGATCCGCGCGATTCGATTGGCGAGCGAAGTGCCGCTGCCCGAGCGCACGCCACTGCAGCTGCTGCGCACCGACAGCCGGACTTTCCGTGATGTGGCCGAAGCACGCCGCAACCGCAAGGACGATTTCTACAAGCGCCCGGCCGGGCATATCGATCTGTGCAATGTGCCGCTGCCGGTGCGTGCGCCACCGGCGCATTGAGATCAGCATGCGTACTGACTCTGAAAGCCACGCTACCCAAGATCAGCACAGCGGCCAGCAGCATTGTCCAGGGTCGACCATGGGGCGAGCCACACATCTCACTTGGAGTAGCTGACAAAACGTAGCGAGCAGTCTCCAGGTGGGTGCGGATAGCGCGGAGGAATCGCCTTGTTACGACTGATATATGCCCATTCCGAGCAATGACCGCGCCCGCCTGGCGGTGAGCGCAGTAGTTTTGTTAGCCACTTTATGCCTCGATACAACGCTATGACCG is part of the Xanthomonas fragariae genome and encodes:
- a CDS encoding DUF378 domain-containing protein, with protein sequence MKAINLITLVLLIVGGLNWGLIGLFQLDLVAALFGGQDAPLSRVVYTLVGICALWQLVPLFRNNHSAAEHHTSPHVRNNS
- a CDS encoding peptidylprolyl isomerase translates to MLLRTVASACLLALVLPGTAYAAYRSPQQILDSSPASAWRVLDPDRTLYMELDGGRVIIELAPQFAPEHVGNIRTLAHERFWDGLSIYRSQDNFVVQFGDPDGKTPAKTKSLGSAKTHLTAEFERASQGLDFQRLPDSDGWAPQVGFVDGFPVGRDNATGKTWLAHCYSTLGAARQNAEDSSIGTELYVVTGQSPRQLDRNITVVGRVVKGMELLSVTPRGQDPMGFYQDPAQRAPIRAIRLASEVPLPERTPLQLLRTDSRTFRDVAEARRNRKDDFYKRPAGHIDLCNVPLPVRAPPAH